A stretch of Fusobacterium periodonticum ATCC 33693 DNA encodes these proteins:
- a CDS encoding toxin-antitoxin system YwqK family antitoxin, translating to MSEKEIYSGPNFKYRPDKNNFTEKEGSEFFYYESGQLKAEYNYKNGKLDGFAREYYENGQLIAEGNYLNGKLEGISKMYYESGQLKSENSYKDNLLNGISKTYYENGQIKEELNYKDGQVVQDNLETEIKDFCNIAYENDKLKLEFD from the coding sequence ATGAGTGAAAAAGAAATTTATAGTGGTCCTAACTTTAAATATCGGCCAGATAAAAATAATTTCACTGAAAAAGAAGGTTCCGAATTCTTCTATTATGAAAGTGGACAATTAAAAGCCGAGTATAATTACAAGAACGGAAAACTCGATGGTTTTGCAAGAGAATATTATGAAAATGGTCAGCTTATAGCTGAAGGGAACTACCTAAATGGTAAATTAGAAGGTATTTCTAAAATGTACTACGAAAGCGGACAATTGAAGTCTGAAAACAGTTACAAAGACAATCTTCTTAATGGAATTTCTAAAACTTATTATGAAAATGGTCAAATAAAAGAAGAGCTTAACTACAAAGATGGTCAAGTAGTACAAGATAACTTAGAAACTGAAATAAAAGATTTCTGTAATATTGCTTATGAAAATGATAAATTAAAATTAGAATTTGATTAA